One stretch of Streptomyces sp. 135 DNA includes these proteins:
- a CDS encoding ABC transporter permease subunit — protein sequence MMPGLVYFLVFHYGAFIANAVAFKEYVPFDGLWASPWVGTANFERMFGDPDFWHATWNTLFIAVLQLVFFFPAPLALALLLHSLTSDLLRRFTQSVIYLPHFLSWVVVVALFQQVLSDTGLLNTFLSDSGLHTVDIIGNPDAYKPLVVFEVIWKDAGWGTIIFLAALMQVDEQLYEASAIDGAGPWRRFWHVTLPGIRPIIILLLIMRLGDILSVGFEQMLLQRQSVGPEVGEVLDTFVFWQGIVGGDTGYAAAAGLFKGVVGAALVFAANRVAHRLGEQGVYK from the coding sequence ATGATGCCGGGACTGGTGTACTTCCTGGTCTTCCACTACGGCGCCTTCATCGCCAACGCGGTGGCCTTCAAGGAGTACGTCCCCTTCGACGGCCTGTGGGCCAGCCCCTGGGTCGGCACCGCGAATTTCGAGCGGATGTTCGGCGACCCGGACTTCTGGCACGCGACCTGGAACACCCTGTTCATCGCCGTCCTCCAGCTCGTCTTCTTCTTCCCGGCACCGCTCGCTCTCGCCCTGCTCCTGCACAGCCTGACCTCGGACCTGCTGCGCCGCTTCACGCAGTCCGTGATCTATCTGCCGCACTTCCTGTCATGGGTCGTCGTGGTCGCCCTCTTCCAGCAAGTGCTCAGCGACACCGGCCTGTTGAACACCTTCCTGAGCGACTCCGGGCTGCACACCGTCGACATCATCGGCAACCCGGACGCGTACAAGCCGCTCGTCGTGTTCGAGGTGATCTGGAAGGACGCCGGATGGGGGACCATCATCTTCCTTGCCGCGCTCATGCAGGTCGACGAGCAGTTGTACGAGGCGTCGGCGATCGACGGGGCCGGTCCCTGGCGCCGCTTCTGGCACGTCACGCTGCCCGGCATCCGGCCCATCATCATCCTGCTGCTGATCATGCGGCTCGGCGACATCCTCTCCGTCGGTTTCGAACAGATGCTGCTGCAACGGCAGTCGGTCGGCCCTGAGGTCGGTGAGGTGCTCGACACCTTTGTGTTCTGGCAGGGCATCGTCGGCGGCGACACCGGATACGCGGCGGCCGCCGGTCTGTTCAAGGGCGTCGTCGGCGCGGCGCTCGTCTTCGCCGCCAACCGCGTCGCCCACCGGCTCGGCGAGCAGGGGGTCTATAAGTGA
- a CDS encoding VOC family protein — translation MEYTLEVIPLPVSDIDRAKEFYRDKLGFHVDIDAEVAPGLRIVQLTPPGSGCSIALSDTLWESMDGPAPAPGSYQGMQLCVADAKAAHAELTARGLDVTEPVQHAPQDGGTFMYFKDPDGNGWAIQEYRVRATTPLREAITSG, via the coding sequence ATGGAATACACACTCGAAGTGATCCCGCTGCCGGTCAGCGACATCGACCGGGCCAAGGAGTTCTACCGCGACAAGCTGGGTTTCCACGTCGACATCGACGCCGAGGTCGCGCCGGGCCTGCGCATCGTCCAGCTGACCCCGCCGGGCTCGGGCTGCTCCATCGCCCTGTCCGACACGCTCTGGGAGTCGATGGACGGCCCGGCACCGGCGCCCGGCTCCTACCAGGGCATGCAGCTGTGCGTGGCCGACGCGAAGGCGGCGCACGCGGAGCTGACCGCGCGCGGCCTGGACGTCACGGAGCCGGTGCAGCACGCGCCGCAGGACGGCGGCACGTTCATGTACTTCAAGGACCCGGACGGCAATGGCTGGGCCATCCAGGAGTACCGGGTCCGCGCGACTACACCGCTGCGGGAGGCGATCACCTCCGGTTGA
- a CDS encoding hydroxyacid dehydrogenase, with protein MADQAQQAERAGGPPITALAMGAEVAARAFPPDLRERLSAHVELAPGVLTGPLTGPAARAVLAGAEILVTGWECPPLTPEVLAYAPRLRAVVHAAGSVKALVTEAVWERGIVVSSAADANADPVVAFTLAAITFAAKGALRAAAGYVDGWPSFAERAGADGCTVGVIGASRIGRRVIAALRACGAGYRVLLTDPYVTPAEAASLGVELAPLPELCARSGVVTVHAPQLPETRGLLSEAMLKLIPDGGSVINTARGSLVDTEALARECGAGRLDAFLDVTDPEPLPAGHVLLRLPNVLVTPHIAGAQGSEVRRLGEYAVAEVERYVAGVPLRGRLLRKDLRRVA; from the coding sequence GTGGCAGATCAGGCACAGCAGGCGGAGCGAGCCGGCGGGCCGCCGATCACGGCCCTGGCTATGGGCGCCGAGGTCGCGGCCCGGGCGTTCCCTCCGGACCTGCGTGAACGGCTGAGCGCCCATGTGGAGTTGGCGCCCGGAGTGCTGACCGGTCCGCTCACCGGACCTGCGGCGCGGGCGGTGCTCGCCGGGGCGGAGATCCTGGTCACGGGCTGGGAGTGCCCGCCGCTGACCCCCGAGGTCCTGGCGTACGCGCCGCGTCTGCGGGCGGTCGTGCACGCGGCGGGGTCGGTCAAGGCGCTGGTGACGGAGGCGGTGTGGGAGCGGGGCATCGTCGTCTCCTCGGCGGCGGACGCCAACGCGGATCCTGTGGTGGCCTTCACCCTGGCGGCGATCACGTTCGCGGCGAAGGGGGCGTTGCGGGCGGCCGCCGGGTACGTGGACGGGTGGCCGTCGTTCGCGGAGCGCGCCGGGGCCGACGGGTGCACCGTCGGTGTCATCGGGGCGTCGCGCATCGGGCGGCGCGTGATCGCCGCGCTGCGGGCCTGCGGCGCGGGGTATCGCGTGCTGCTCACGGACCCTTACGTGACGCCAGCCGAGGCGGCATCGCTCGGCGTGGAACTGGCCCCGCTCCCCGAACTGTGCGCCCGCAGCGGCGTCGTCACGGTGCACGCGCCGCAGCTCCCCGAGACGCGTGGCCTCTTGAGCGAGGCCATGCTGAAGCTGATCCCGGACGGCGGGTCCGTCATCAACACGGCCCGCGGCTCACTCGTCGACACGGAGGCGTTGGCGCGGGAGTGCGGGGCGGGGCGCCTCGACGCGTTCCTGGACGTCACGGATCCCGAGCCGCTGCCCGCGGGGCATGTCCTGCTGCGGCTCCCGAACGTCCTCGTCACGCCGCACATCGCGGGGGCGCAGGGGAGTGAGGTGCGGCGGCTCGGCGAGTACGCGGTCGCGGAGGTCGAACGGTACGTGGCCGGAGTGCCACTCCGCGGCCGCCTCCTCCGCAAGGACCTGCGGCGCGTGGCCTAG
- a CDS encoding carbohydrate ABC transporter permease: MEKPRFATKAAKAVAVVIVLGLVLIPFLVIVSTSLASNREVVDNGGWVLWPSDPTLRAYRTILSGGIVTKALGVSVGLTVVGTLFSLACTTFLAYALARPGVFGGRPVLLLILFTFLFPPGMIPAFLLVKGMGMMDTYAALIAPVLINVFNLIVLRGFFQGIPEELYEAARLDGAGDWHILWRIVLPLSKAALAVVSLFYAVSYWNAWFHASIYLESDHWPLSQVLRTYVIGGSQIADTGLSEAGLVSAPQTTQMAVLVIATVPILVVYPFLQKYFTKGVLTGAIKS; the protein is encoded by the coding sequence ATGGAGAAGCCGCGGTTCGCGACCAAGGCCGCCAAGGCCGTGGCGGTCGTGATCGTGCTCGGGCTGGTCCTGATCCCCTTCCTCGTCATCGTCTCGACGTCGCTGGCCTCCAACCGCGAGGTCGTGGACAACGGCGGCTGGGTGCTGTGGCCGAGCGACCCGACACTGCGCGCCTACCGCACCATCCTGAGCGGCGGCATCGTCACCAAAGCGCTGGGCGTGAGCGTGGGCCTCACCGTCGTGGGCACGCTGTTCTCCCTCGCCTGCACCACCTTCCTCGCCTACGCCCTCGCCCGTCCCGGTGTCTTCGGCGGCAGGCCCGTCCTGCTGCTCATCCTCTTCACCTTCCTCTTCCCGCCCGGCATGATCCCCGCGTTCCTGCTGGTGAAAGGCATGGGGATGATGGACACCTATGCCGCGCTCATCGCCCCCGTACTCATCAACGTCTTCAATCTGATCGTGCTGCGCGGCTTCTTCCAGGGCATCCCCGAGGAGCTGTACGAGGCGGCCAGGCTCGACGGCGCGGGTGACTGGCACATCCTGTGGCGGATCGTGCTCCCGCTCTCCAAGGCGGCCCTCGCCGTGGTCTCCCTCTTCTACGCCGTGAGCTACTGGAACGCCTGGTTCCATGCCTCGATCTACCTGGAGTCGGACCACTGGCCGCTCTCCCAGGTGCTCCGTACGTACGTCATCGGCGGCTCGCAGATCGCCGACACGGGCCTGAGCGAGGCCGGCCTGGTCTCCGCCCCGCAGACGACGCAGATGGCCGTCCTGGTGATCGCCACGGTGCCGATCCTGGT
- a CDS encoding helix-turn-helix transcriptional regulator codes for MARPEQPISTSDPGLEELAEWLRRQRRAAALTHREMAQRSGYAFSATTFSRAASGRRIPRLPVVEAYARVCGAPAGEARRLWQAARYAEYRRRNPGAGVPRPDQVYGRDELIHALRELYHRAGAMPVDEMERRAGRHGELPHSTVLRMLAGRSMLDLAQLTAFLRVCGVTDGVEVERWRGAWRRARRRKDMERQGNRLARMHEASARSRRGARDKDAATAGGGSATHPRFLPLPHAALAGSWRQRTVP; via the coding sequence GTGGCACGTCCGGAGCAGCCCATCTCCACCTCGGACCCGGGCCTGGAGGAGCTCGCCGAGTGGCTGCGCAGGCAGCGCCGGGCGGCAGCCCTGACCCATCGGGAAATGGCGCAGCGGTCCGGGTACGCCTTCTCCGCCACGACCTTCTCCCGTGCCGCCAGCGGGCGCCGGATTCCCCGGCTGCCGGTCGTGGAGGCGTACGCCCGGGTCTGCGGGGCCCCGGCCGGTGAGGCGCGGCGGCTGTGGCAGGCCGCTCGCTACGCCGAGTACCGGCGGAGGAATCCCGGGGCCGGTGTGCCAAGGCCGGACCAGGTCTACGGGCGGGACGAGCTGATCCATGCGCTGCGCGAGCTCTACCACAGGGCAGGGGCGATGCCCGTCGACGAGATGGAACGACGGGCCGGTCGCCACGGTGAGCTGCCGCACAGCACGGTGCTGCGGATGCTGGCGGGCAGGTCCATGCTCGACCTCGCGCAGCTCACGGCCTTTTTGCGGGTGTGCGGGGTGACCGACGGCGTGGAGGTGGAGCGGTGGCGCGGTGCCTGGCGCCGCGCCCGGCGACGTAAGGACATGGAACGCCAGGGGAACCGTCTGGCGCGCATGCACGAAGCGTCGGCGCGCAGCCGCCGCGGCGCCCGCGACAAGGACGCGGCCACCGCCGGGGGCGGCTCCGCGACCCACCCCCGGTTTCTCCCTCTCCCGCACGCCGCCCTCGCGGGGTCGTGGCGGCAGCGCACGGTCCCGTAG
- a CDS encoding glutamine synthetase family protein codes for MDKQQEFVLRTLEERDIRFVRLWFTDVLGFLKSVAVAPAELEQAFDEGIGFDGSAIEGFARVYESDMIAKPDPSTFQVLPWRAEAPGTARMFCDILMPDGSPSFADPRYVLKRALAKTSDLGFTFYTHPEIEFFLLKDKPLDGSRPTPADNSGYFDHTPQNVGMDFRRQAITMLESMGISVEFSHHEGAPGQQEIDLRYADALSTADNIMTFRLVMKQVALEQGVQATFMPKPFSEHPGSGMHTHLSLFEGDRNAFYESGAEYQLSKVGRSFIAGLLRHAAEISAVTNQWVNSYKRIWGGSERTAGAGGEAPSYICWGHNNRSALIRVPMYKPGKTGSARVEVRSIDSGANPYLTYAVLLAAGLKGIEEGYELPPGADDDVWALSDAERRAMGIEPLPQNLGEAIALMEKSELVAETLGEHVYDFFLRNKKQEWEEYRSEVTAFELRKNLPVL; via the coding sequence ATGGACAAGCAGCAGGAATTCGTGCTCCGTACGCTGGAGGAGCGCGACATCCGGTTCGTACGCCTGTGGTTCACGGATGTCCTCGGCTTCCTGAAGTCGGTGGCCGTGGCCCCGGCCGAGCTGGAGCAGGCCTTCGACGAGGGCATCGGCTTCGACGGCTCGGCGATCGAAGGTTTCGCCAGGGTGTACGAGTCGGACATGATCGCCAAGCCGGACCCGTCGACGTTCCAGGTGCTGCCCTGGCGCGCGGAGGCCCCCGGCACCGCCCGCATGTTCTGCGACATCCTGATGCCGGACGGCTCCCCGTCCTTCGCCGACCCGCGCTACGTACTGAAGCGTGCCCTCGCCAAGACCTCCGACCTCGGCTTCACCTTCTACACCCACCCCGAGATCGAGTTCTTCCTGCTCAAGGACAAGCCGCTGGACGGGTCGCGGCCGACGCCCGCCGACAACTCCGGCTACTTCGACCACACCCCGCAGAACGTGGGCATGGACTTCCGCCGCCAGGCCATCACGATGCTCGAATCCATGGGCATCTCGGTCGAGTTCAGCCACCACGAGGGCGCCCCCGGCCAGCAGGAGATCGACCTGCGGTACGCGGACGCGCTCTCCACGGCCGACAACATCATGACGTTCCGCCTGGTCATGAAGCAGGTCGCGCTGGAGCAGGGCGTCCAGGCCACCTTCATGCCGAAGCCGTTCTCCGAGCACCCCGGCAGTGGCATGCACACGCACCTGTCCCTCTTCGAGGGCGACCGCAACGCGTTCTACGAGTCGGGCGCCGAGTACCAGCTCTCCAAGGTCGGCCGCTCCTTCATCGCGGGCCTGCTGCGGCACGCCGCGGAGATCTCGGCGGTCACCAACCAGTGGGTGAACTCCTACAAGCGCATCTGGGGCGGCTCCGAGCGCACGGCGGGCGCGGGCGGCGAGGCCCCCTCGTACATCTGCTGGGGCCACAACAACCGCTCCGCGCTGATCCGCGTGCCCATGTACAAGCCGGGCAAGACCGGCTCGGCGCGCGTCGAGGTCCGCTCGATCGACTCGGGCGCCAACCCCTACCTGACGTACGCGGTGCTGCTCGCCGCCGGGCTCAAGGGCATCGAGGAGGGCTACGAACTCCCGCCGGGCGCCGACGACGACGTGTGGGCGCTCTCGGACGCCGAGCGCCGCGCGATGGGGATCGAGCCGCTGCCGCAGAACCTGGGCGAGGCGATCGCGCTCATGGAGAAGTCGGAGCTGGTCGCCGAGACGCTCGGCGAGCATGTCTACGACTTCTTCCTGCGGAACAAGAAGCAGGAGTGGGAGGAGTACCGCAGCGAGGTCACGGCCTTCGAACTGCGGAAGAACCTGCCGGTTCTCTGA